From one Aquicella siphonis genomic stretch:
- a CDS encoding dihydroorotase, with protein MIIFQGARTMFGEQTDVRVESDSDQVIDARGLTVMPAVIDPHVHFRTPGLEYKEDWRTGAKAAIRGGCTLVFDMPNTRPPTFTAALLAEKKALIDSQLDETGIPLRYDLFFGADKQHLNEIPLVRDQVIGIKVFMGCSTGNLVMDDDESLHAVFSLAAREKMLVAVHAEDEHLIQERKANYKGPMRYEAHSLLRDVEVATTAVAKAIALSRRYGTRLYVLHISSAEEVELIRAAKQEGLPVFAETTPHHLFFDDSAYASLGGKAVVNPPLRHGKNREILFSAIREKVIDTIGSDHAPHTLEEKSRAYGECPSGMPGIEFMLPLLLNARHEGLLSLEEIVSLTSQRARRIFNIPSYDDVVLVDLEKRETVTRTESKCAWTPYQGLSLCGWPVYTVLKGRCFNLRDRVGNG; from the coding sequence ATGATTATATTTCAGGGCGCGCGTACCATGTTTGGCGAACAGACTGATGTTCGCGTCGAGAGCGACAGCGACCAGGTGATAGATGCCAGGGGCTTGACGGTCATGCCCGCCGTGATTGATCCCCATGTGCATTTCCGCACGCCCGGTCTCGAATATAAGGAAGATTGGCGTACCGGCGCGAAAGCGGCTATTCGCGGCGGCTGCACCCTGGTGTTTGACATGCCTAACACCCGCCCGCCGACTTTTACCGCGGCGCTGCTGGCTGAAAAAAAAGCCCTTATTGATTCCCAGCTGGACGAAACCGGGATTCCCTTGCGCTACGATCTTTTTTTTGGCGCCGATAAACAGCATTTAAATGAAATTCCGCTGGTCCGCGATCAAGTCATCGGTATCAAAGTGTTCATGGGATGCAGCACCGGCAATCTGGTGATGGATGATGATGAAAGCCTGCATGCGGTTTTTTCTCTTGCCGCCAGGGAAAAAATGCTGGTAGCGGTACATGCTGAGGATGAGCACCTGATTCAGGAACGAAAAGCGAATTACAAGGGACCCATGCGTTACGAGGCGCATTCCCTCTTGCGCGACGTTGAAGTGGCGACGACAGCGGTTGCAAAAGCTATCGCATTGAGCCGGCGTTATGGAACACGATTGTATGTTTTGCACATCAGCAGCGCGGAAGAGGTCGAACTGATCAGGGCGGCCAAGCAGGAAGGTTTGCCCGTGTTTGCGGAAACCACGCCTCACCATTTGTTTTTTGATGATTCCGCGTATGCCTCCTTAGGCGGCAAAGCGGTTGTCAATCCGCCGTTGCGGCATGGAAAAAACCGGGAAATTCTGTTTTCCGCCATTCGTGAAAAAGTCATAGACACGATAGGTTCTGATCATGCGCCCCATACGCTGGAGGAAAAATCCAGAGCTTATGGCGAATGCCCGTCAGGCATGCCCGGCATTGAATTCATGCTGCCATTGCTGCTCAATGCGCGTCATGAGGGTTTACTGAGCCTGGAAGAAATTGTTTCTCTGACGTCGCAGCGCGCCAGAAGGATTTTTAATATTCCATCTTACGATGACGTTGTGCTGGTGGATCTTGAGAAACGTGAAACCGTCACCCGAACGGAAAGCAAATGTGCCTGGACACCGTATCAGGGCTTGTCATTATGCGGATGGCCTGTTTACACCGTCCTGAAAGGCCGGTGTTTTAACCTGCGTGACCGCGTCGGAAACGGCTGA
- the pyrB gene encoding aspartate carbamoyltransferase, translated as MKNNLYGCDIVSMQDLPLSRIKLILETAARLKSQRALHLLKNKVIAHCFFEPSTRTRLSFEAATLQLGGSVIGFSSDEALSIRKGETLHDTIRIVSEYADLIIIRHPKEGAARLAADVSNKPVINAGDGANQHPTQALLDLFTIQECQQRLDGLAIALVGDLKYGRTIHSFAQACMLFNIRLFLVAPDALALPESICDTLKKVGVRFSFHQSIEEVIPKVDVLYMTRIQQERFSEAEYQAIRKQYILTPDMLSSVRPNLKILHPLPRVNEIDTGVDETPYAHYFQQAANGIYVRQALLTLLLNKE; from the coding sequence ATGAAAAACAATTTATATGGCTGTGATATTGTTTCCATGCAGGACCTGCCTTTGTCCCGCATCAAGCTGATACTGGAAACGGCGGCCAGGCTCAAGTCACAGCGAGCGCTGCATTTGTTAAAAAACAAGGTCATCGCTCACTGCTTTTTTGAACCGTCTACCCGCACCCGTCTTTCCTTCGAAGCGGCTACTTTGCAATTGGGCGGAAGCGTGATTGGTTTTTCCAGTGACGAAGCCTTGTCCATACGCAAAGGCGAAACTCTGCATGATACCATACGCATCGTTTCTGAATACGCGGACCTGATCATTATTCGTCATCCCAAGGAAGGCGCCGCGCGGTTGGCGGCAGACGTTTCCAACAAGCCGGTGATCAATGCCGGAGACGGCGCGAATCAGCATCCCACACAAGCGCTTTTGGATTTGTTCACCATACAGGAATGCCAGCAGCGCCTCGATGGTCTTGCTATCGCGCTGGTCGGCGATCTGAAGTACGGCCGCACGATTCACTCTTTCGCGCAGGCCTGCATGCTGTTTAACATCCGCCTCTTTTTAGTGGCGCCGGACGCGCTTGCCCTGCCGGAATCCATTTGCGACACGCTGAAAAAAGTCGGCGTGCGTTTTTCCTTTCATCAGTCAATTGAGGAAGTGATTCCCAAAGTGGATGTTCTGTATATGACGCGCATACAACAAGAGCGTTTCAGTGAGGCGGAATATCAGGCCATACGCAAACAATATATTTTGACGCCGGACATGTTGTCATCCGTGCGGCCGAATCTGAAAATCCTGCATCCGCTGCCGCGAGTGAATGAAATCGATACGGGAGTGGATGAAACGCCGTACGCGCATTATTTTCAACAGGCTGCCAACGGTATTTATGTCAGACAGGCATTGCTGACACTCTTGCTGAACAAAGAATGA
- the carB gene encoding carbamoyl-phosphate synthase (glutamine-hydrolyzing) large subunit — protein MRFSGKKVLLLGSGGLRIGQAGEFDYSGSQAIKALKEEGIKVILANPNIATVQTDAQMADTLYLQPLNTEVVTQIIQKEKPDAILLGFGGQTALNLGLALEKSGVLSQYGVAVLGTQVSSIRLTEDRDLFKQGLESIGIHSPRSICATTVEEALAAVEEIGYPIMMRAGFSLGGLGSGKITNKTDLVRRTKECFATVSQVLIEEYLLGWKEYEYEIVRDAGGNALTICNMENLDPMGIHTGESIVVAPAQTLSNNEHQRLRNMSIAIANHFNIIGECNIQFAVNPVNGDYRVIEMNARLSRSSALASKATGYPLAFVAAKLGLGYLLHEIRNSVTQKTCAFFEPALDYIVVKIPRWDTHKLKAAERTIGTEMKSVGEVMGIGRSFPESLQKAVGMLNIGASCISDYPHIIPDPKREIEFPTDRRLFALYQYFLSGGTVKEAQQLSNIDTWFLSHIHSIAEEEKRLVSEELSFSLLKSAKRMGFSDRAIGRLTGQPEEAVRARRIEANVVPYVKQIDTLAGEFAAQTNYLYLTYHACEHDIEPSPERPILVLGSGPYAIGSSVEFDWCAVNTSRSLRELGKKSILINSNPETVSTDYDESDRLYFEQLTLERVQDIADFEHAEGIIVSVGGQIANNLALPLAKRGYQLLGTSAQSIDKAEDREKFSALLNQLDIDQPSWATVASLTQARQFAEQIGYPVLIRPSYILSGSAMNVAYNEKSLEQFLKEASLVSSEHPVVISKFIQDAKELEMDGVADRGRVIIEAITEHVENAGIHSGDATLVIPPQRLYLETIRKTKKITREIVAALQITGPFNIQFIAKNNFIQVIELNLRASRSFPFVSKVTGYNFIAIATRAMLGRQIPLTYETLELDYVGVKAPQFSYHRLKGANPVANVEMASTGEVACLGENLYEAYLRAWLATEQTLPEKRILVSLADAHKAKLLPYLKQLDEQGWELYSTSGTHAYLSKNGVGSYFVYKSSEGNEPNIQTLIAQRKIELIINLPTSSALDTSSDGFVIRRMAVDHHIPLITNMQIAQIMLQCLIDFRGKPPESVLSWQEYIQRHVPHPYLAKESA, from the coding sequence ATGCGGTTTAGCGGCAAAAAAGTCTTGCTACTCGGCTCGGGCGGATTGCGAATCGGCCAGGCGGGTGAGTTTGATTATTCTGGTTCACAAGCCATCAAAGCGTTGAAGGAAGAAGGCATCAAGGTCATTCTGGCCAACCCGAATATTGCAACGGTGCAAACAGATGCCCAAATGGCAGATACCTTGTATCTTCAGCCGCTCAACACGGAAGTGGTAACGCAAATCATCCAAAAGGAAAAACCCGATGCCATTCTACTGGGTTTTGGCGGACAAACCGCGCTCAATCTGGGTCTTGCGCTGGAAAAGAGCGGTGTCTTGTCTCAATACGGTGTGGCGGTTTTAGGGACGCAGGTATCCTCCATACGTTTGACGGAAGACCGCGACCTCTTCAAGCAGGGGCTGGAAAGCATAGGCATTCACTCACCCAGAAGTATTTGCGCGACCACGGTGGAAGAAGCCCTGGCGGCCGTGGAAGAAATCGGATATCCCATCATGATGCGTGCGGGATTTTCCCTGGGTGGTCTGGGGTCTGGCAAGATTACCAATAAAACGGATCTCGTCAGACGGACTAAAGAATGCTTTGCCACGGTGTCCCAGGTATTGATAGAAGAATATCTTCTGGGCTGGAAGGAATATGAATATGAAATCGTGCGGGATGCCGGCGGCAACGCATTGACCATTTGCAATATGGAAAACCTGGATCCCATGGGGATTCATACCGGCGAAAGCATAGTCGTGGCGCCCGCCCAAACCTTGAGTAACAATGAACACCAGCGGTTGCGCAACATGTCTATCGCGATCGCAAATCATTTTAATATCATCGGTGAGTGCAACATTCAGTTCGCCGTGAATCCGGTCAATGGTGATTACAGGGTGATAGAAATGAATGCGCGTCTGTCCCGGTCCAGCGCGCTTGCTTCCAAGGCGACCGGTTATCCGCTCGCGTTTGTCGCTGCCAAGCTGGGCCTGGGATATTTGCTGCACGAAATCAGGAACAGCGTGACACAAAAGACTTGCGCTTTCTTCGAGCCCGCTCTCGATTATATTGTGGTCAAAATCCCGCGCTGGGACACCCACAAGCTGAAAGCGGCTGAGCGCACGATAGGAACAGAAATGAAAAGCGTGGGCGAAGTCATGGGCATAGGCCGGTCATTTCCAGAAAGCCTGCAGAAAGCGGTCGGCATGTTGAACATAGGCGCATCCTGCATCAGTGATTATCCGCATATCATTCCGGATCCAAAAAGAGAAATCGAATTCCCCACAGACAGGCGTTTGTTTGCCTTATATCAATACTTCCTGTCCGGCGGTACCGTGAAAGAGGCGCAGCAGTTAAGCAATATCGACACCTGGTTTTTGTCCCATATTCATTCCATCGCGGAAGAGGAAAAGCGGCTGGTTTCAGAAGAATTGTCTTTTTCATTGCTTAAGTCAGCCAAGCGCATGGGATTTTCCGATCGCGCAATCGGCAGGCTGACCGGCCAGCCGGAAGAAGCGGTGAGAGCGCGTCGCATTGAGGCAAATGTCGTTCCTTATGTCAAACAGATTGATACGCTCGCTGGAGAGTTTGCCGCGCAAACCAATTATCTTTATCTTACCTACCATGCTTGTGAGCACGACATCGAGCCTTCTCCCGAGCGGCCTATTCTGGTTCTGGGCTCGGGCCCGTACGCAATCGGTTCGTCAGTGGAGTTTGACTGGTGTGCGGTCAATACTTCCCGATCGCTGCGGGAGCTGGGAAAGAAATCCATTCTGATTAATTCCAATCCTGAAACCGTATCCACGGATTATGATGAGTCTGACCGCCTGTATTTTGAACAGTTGACTCTGGAAAGAGTGCAGGATATCGCGGATTTTGAGCATGCTGAAGGCATTATCGTTTCAGTGGGCGGCCAGATTGCCAATAATCTCGCGCTTCCCCTGGCCAAGAGAGGATATCAGCTATTAGGCACTTCCGCGCAATCAATAGACAAGGCTGAAGATCGTGAAAAATTTTCCGCGCTGTTGAATCAGCTGGATATTGATCAGCCGTCCTGGGCGACGGTCGCGAGCCTGACGCAAGCCAGACAATTCGCGGAGCAGATCGGCTATCCTGTCCTGATTCGTCCTTCCTATATTTTATCCGGTTCCGCCATGAATGTGGCTTACAATGAAAAATCGCTGGAACAGTTTCTCAAGGAAGCGTCACTGGTTTCTTCCGAGCACCCGGTTGTCATTTCCAAATTCATTCAGGATGCGAAAGAACTGGAAATGGACGGTGTCGCTGACAGGGGGCGCGTGATTATTGAAGCGATCACCGAGCATGTCGAAAACGCGGGAATACACTCGGGCGACGCCACGCTTGTGATACCGCCCCAGCGCCTTTACCTGGAAACCATACGCAAGACCAAAAAGATTACCCGGGAAATCGTAGCGGCCTTGCAAATCACCGGACCTTTCAACATTCAATTCATCGCAAAAAACAACTTCATTCAGGTTATTGAATTGAATCTGCGGGCATCGCGGTCGTTTCCCTTTGTTTCCAAGGTGACGGGCTATAATTTCATCGCTATCGCGACGCGTGCAATGCTGGGCAGACAGATTCCGCTGACGTATGAAACACTGGAACTGGATTATGTCGGCGTGAAAGCTCCGCAATTTTCATACCACAGATTAAAAGGCGCGAACCCGGTCGCGAATGTGGAAATGGCTTCCACCGGAGAAGTGGCGTGTCTGGGTGAAAATCTGTACGAAGCGTATTTGCGAGCCTGGCTGGCCACCGAGCAGACCTTGCCGGAAAAACGGATTCTTGTATCCCTCGCCGATGCCCACAAAGCGAAATTGCTGCCCTACCTCAAACAACTGGATGAACAGGGCTGGGAATTGTACAGTACCAGCGGAACACATGCGTATTTATCGAAAAACGGTGTGGGATCTTATTTTGTCTATAAATCCAGTGAAGGCAATGAGCCGAATATTCAGACACTGATAGCCCAGCGCAAGATTGAACTCATCATTAATCTGCCTACTTCCAGCGCGCTGGATACCAGTTCGGATGGTTTTGTCATCCGGCGCATGGCTGTGGACCATCACATCCCGTTGATCACAAACATGCAGATCGCGCAGATCATGCTGCAATGTCTTATCGATTTCAGAGGAAAACCACCGGAGTCAGTATTGTCATGGCAAGAATACATACAGAGACATGTGCCCCATCCGTATTTGGCGAAAGAGAGTGCATAA
- the pyrI gene encoding aspartate carbamoyltransferase regulatory subunit gives MTKTLSVSAIHNGTVIDHINSGQAFRIVHLLKLQEKKYKVTIGINLPSKRLKLKDLIKIENHVLTTEEANDITIFAPEATINVIRNFEVTEKIITSLPSHIRGVFICPNPACVTQTEPVDTFFNIETNGKAILLACKYCEKTFDRNLVKVKI, from the coding sequence ATGACGAAAACATTATCTGTGTCCGCCATTCATAATGGCACAGTCATTGACCATATCAACTCCGGGCAGGCTTTCCGGATTGTGCATTTGCTCAAGCTTCAGGAAAAAAAATACAAGGTCACCATAGGGATCAACCTGCCCAGCAAACGCCTGAAACTGAAAGATCTGATCAAGATCGAGAATCATGTCCTGACGACGGAAGAAGCCAATGACATTACCATTTTCGCACCCGAGGCAACGATCAACGTAATTCGGAATTTTGAAGTGACGGAAAAGATCATTACTTCTCTGCCTTCGCACATTCGCGGTGTATTCATTTGCCCCAATCCCGCCTGTGTGACGCAAACCGAGCCGGTTGACACCTTTTTTAATATAGAAACCAATGGAAAAGCCATTCTTCTTGCTTGCAAATATTGTGAAAAAACATTTGACCGCAATCTGGTCAAGGTAAAAATCTGA